From the genome of Flavobacterium ovatum, one region includes:
- a CDS encoding helix-turn-helix domain-containing protein, whose amino-acid sequence MLYTGQLNEFVRLAEIDAANCELLKEKVSESLSVIWCQEDMKVNVDGSDYVFAKDTVLFLTEYHKVDIISVTKARLVRFNRAFYCISHNDGEVGCKGILFFGASQFPKIVIPEIDMEKFEVLWKMFTIEMESKDNLQNDMLQMMLKRLLILSTRIYKEQTELTTFDKNQLDIVREYNYLVESHFKTKHQVADYAEMLHKSPKTLSNLFKKYNEKSPLQIIQARIVLEARRLLHYSDLSIKEIAYEIGYEDIQAFSKFFKKTEGVSPSDFKKSLLT is encoded by the coding sequence ATGCTTTACACAGGTCAGCTTAATGAATTTGTACGATTAGCCGAAATTGACGCCGCCAATTGCGAATTGCTCAAAGAAAAAGTCAGCGAAAGTTTGAGCGTGATTTGGTGTCAAGAGGATATGAAAGTAAACGTTGATGGCAGCGATTATGTTTTTGCAAAAGACACAGTTTTGTTCCTGACGGAGTATCATAAGGTCGATATTATTTCGGTTACTAAGGCACGTTTGGTACGCTTTAATCGTGCTTTTTACTGTATATCCCATAATGACGGTGAGGTAGGTTGTAAAGGGATTTTATTTTTTGGTGCTTCGCAATTTCCAAAAATAGTAATACCCGAAATTGATATGGAAAAATTTGAAGTCCTTTGGAAAATGTTTACCATCGAAATGGAATCCAAGGACAATTTGCAAAATGATATGCTGCAAATGATGCTCAAACGTTTACTGATTTTGAGCACAAGAATTTATAAGGAACAAACCGAGCTTACAACTTTCGATAAAAACCAATTGGATATCGTTAGAGAATATAATTACTTGGTCGAAAGCCATTTCAAAACCAAGCATCAAGTAGCAGACTACGCCGAGATGCTGCATAAAAGCCCCAAAACGCTTTCGAATCTATTTAAGAAATACAATGAAAAGTCACCGTTGCAAATTATTCAGGCCCGAATTGTGCTTGAAGCGCGTCGACTTTTACATTATTCAGACCTAAGTATCAAGGAAATCGCTTATGAGATAGGTTATGAGGATATTCAGGCTTTTAGTAAGTTTTTTAAAAAGACTGAAGGAGTTTCGCCCTCCGATTTCAAGAAGTCGTTGCTCACTTAA
- a CDS encoding deoxyguanosinetriphosphate triphosphohydrolase, translated as MNWEQLLSLRRQGDKGKRLRIEQDDTRLGFEVDYDRIIFSAAFRSLQDKTQVIPLSKTDFVHTRLTHSLEVSVVGRSLGRLVGKKVIEKHPHLKEVHGYHMNDFGAIVAAASLAHDIGNPPFGHSGEKAIGEYFSIGNGQQYKEQLNPKQWQDLIDFEGNANGFSVLTASRPGIEGGLRISFATLGAFTKYPKESLPKKPTQNIADKKYGFFQTDKAFFNEVATDLGMIPNKSGDDLGFERHPLAYLVEAADDICYTIIDFEDGINLGLVSEDFALEYLIKLVKDSIDSSKYKTLETKEDRISYLRALAIGSLINDAVKVFIENEEAILAGQFPYSIMDKSKYKAQMKDIINLSIDKIYQSREVIEKEIVGYQIIQTLLDKFITAFNNHFNGNASNYDALLLKLLPEKHHLDKDNLYERLLHICHYISMLTDGNALELFNTINGKKGI; from the coding sequence ATGAACTGGGAACAACTTTTATCATTGAGACGTCAGGGCGACAAAGGAAAACGACTGCGCATAGAACAAGACGACACTAGATTGGGATTTGAAGTCGATTATGACCGTATCATTTTCTCGGCGGCTTTCCGTAGTTTACAGGATAAAACCCAGGTGATTCCGCTTTCTAAAACTGATTTTGTGCACACAAGGTTGACCCATAGTTTGGAAGTTTCAGTTGTGGGACGTTCTTTGGGGCGATTGGTTGGTAAAAAAGTAATTGAAAAACACCCGCATCTCAAAGAAGTTCACGGGTATCACATGAATGATTTTGGTGCTATTGTCGCTGCGGCTTCGTTGGCGCATGACATTGGGAATCCTCCTTTTGGACATTCGGGAGAAAAAGCTATTGGAGAATATTTTTCTATTGGAAATGGTCAACAATATAAAGAACAATTGAATCCAAAACAATGGCAAGATTTAATTGATTTTGAAGGGAATGCCAATGGATTTTCGGTACTTACGGCCAGCCGTCCTGGTATTGAAGGCGGTCTTCGTATTTCGTTTGCTACTCTTGGTGCTTTTACCAAATACCCAAAAGAAAGTTTACCAAAAAAACCAACTCAGAATATCGCCGACAAAAAATATGGTTTCTTTCAAACCGACAAAGCTTTCTTCAATGAAGTAGCGACCGATTTGGGTATGATTCCCAATAAATCTGGTGATGATTTGGGATTTGAAAGACATCCGCTCGCCTACTTGGTAGAAGCCGCAGATGATATTTGCTACACCATAATTGACTTTGAAGACGGAATTAATTTAGGTCTTGTTTCAGAAGATTTCGCCTTAGAATACCTTATCAAATTGGTCAAAGACAGTATTGACAGCTCAAAATATAAGACACTGGAGACCAAAGAAGACCGCATCAGTTATTTGCGCGCTTTGGCCATTGGTAGTTTGATTAATGACGCTGTGAAAGTTTTTATCGAAAACGAAGAAGCAATTCTTGCTGGGCAATTCCCCTATTCTATCATGGATAAAAGCAAGTACAAAGCCCAGATGAAAGACATCATCAATTTGAGTATCGACAAGATTTACCAAAGCCGCGAAGTAATCGAAAAAGAAATCGTAGGATATCAAATTATCCAGACTTTATTGGATAAATTCATCACTGCATTCAACAACCATTTCAATGGAAACGCATCCAATTATGATGCTTTGCTCCTGAAATTACTACCCGAAAAACACCATCTAGACAAAGACAATCTCTACGAACGTCTCTTACACATTTGCCATTATATTTCGATGCTAACCGACGGTAATGCACTAGAATTATTCAACACCATCAACGGTAAAAAAGGAATTTAA
- a CDS encoding DUF3078 domain-containing protein produces MKLFHFTFLCLIISTASFSQKIITTLQPPPGVNDSISHWENKNKIGFAISEILFVNWNAGGVSSISGLMKTQFNRNYSNENTRWANELIMRYGLNKQDGIELRKTEDAFQFSSTFGYRENEKSNWYHSAKFNLNTQFTEGYKYPNKEIAVSGPFAPAYSFLGVGAEYASEKKDRLFYFSPFTSKLTYVGNQRLADNGAFGVPKATYDADGNVVSHGKKLKSELGTLITAYYKKQIAKNIMFENRLSLYSDYINKYGNVDIDYDLVLDLVVNQYVRTNIGVHIVYDDDIKAKEDINGSQVTVGPKMQLKQVLGVGMTYTF; encoded by the coding sequence ATGAAATTATTCCATTTTACCTTTCTATGTTTAATTATAAGCACTGCTAGTTTTTCACAGAAAATCATCACTACTTTACAGCCACCTCCAGGAGTTAATGACAGTATTTCTCATTGGGAAAACAAAAATAAAATAGGGTTCGCTATTTCAGAAATTTTATTTGTCAATTGGAACGCAGGTGGGGTCAGTTCTATTTCGGGATTAATGAAAACACAGTTCAATAGGAATTATTCCAATGAAAATACCCGATGGGCAAATGAGCTTATTATGCGCTATGGGTTGAACAAACAAGACGGAATTGAGCTTCGTAAAACAGAAGATGCTTTTCAGTTTAGTTCTACTTTTGGCTATCGTGAAAACGAAAAGTCCAATTGGTATCACAGTGCAAAATTTAATTTGAATACACAATTTACCGAGGGTTATAAATATCCTAATAAAGAAATTGCTGTTTCGGGGCCTTTTGCTCCTGCCTATTCTTTTTTAGGTGTAGGTGCTGAATATGCTTCTGAGAAAAAAGACCGTTTGTTTTACTTTTCACCTTTTACTTCCAAGCTTACTTATGTTGGCAATCAACGATTGGCTGATAATGGTGCTTTTGGTGTGCCAAAAGCGACTTATGATGCAGATGGGAATGTAGTAAGTCATGGAAAAAAGTTGAAATCAGAGTTAGGGACTTTGATTACGGCCTATTATAAAAAACAAATTGCCAAAAACATCATGTTTGAAAACCGCTTGAGTTTGTATTCAGATTACATCAATAAGTATGGAAATGTAGATATTGACTACGATTTGGTTTTGGACTTAGTGGTAAATCAATATGTACGTACCAATATTGGAGTACATATTGTATATGATGATGATATCAAAGCCAAAGAAGATATCAACGGAAGTCAAGTTACGGTTGGTCCAAAAATGCAATTGAAACAAGTTTTGGGAGTAGGGATGACGTATACTTTTTAG
- a CDS encoding 1-deoxy-D-xylulose-5-phosphate synthase, protein MIKNLLQHIHNPTDLRLLDESQLPQLAQEVRDFIIGVVAVKEGHLGASLGVVELTVALHYVFNTPEDLLIWDVGHQAYGHKILTERRELFDTNRQLGGISGFPKRSESIYDAFGVGHSSTSISAALGMAIASNIKGEFEKQHIAVIGDASIASGMAFEGLNHAGVTDANLLVILNDNAIGIDPSVGALKNYLTAVKTGKNHRQNNMIKSLNFDYSGPIDGNDIFAVVKELKRLQKIKGPKFLHIITTKGKGLKQAEEDQVKYHAPGKFDASSGEIHLKSEENLPHKYQDVFGLTVLDLALKNKNIIGITPAMPSGSSLKFMMEALPERAFDVGIAEQHAVTLAAGMATQGMIVYCNIYSTFLQRAYDQLIHDVALQNLPVIFCLDRAGLVGEDGATHHGVFDLAYLICIPNMVIFSPLNEIDLQNILYTVQLGIDFPIAIRYPRGRGVTPNWKADYFGKYSIIEIGKASCLQEGTTIAVLSNGTIGKNVSAALDNLENPDTIAHYDFSFVKPLDEKALHYIFKTFKNIITIEDGTIIGGFGAAILDFGSRNQYVVPIEKLGIPDVFVEQGTVDELQQMCKIDVISLTNRLSILSK, encoded by the coding sequence ATGATCAAGAATCTCCTCCAACATATCCACAACCCAACCGATTTACGTCTTCTTGACGAATCACAATTGCCGCAATTGGCACAGGAAGTCCGTGATTTTATTATAGGTGTCGTTGCTGTCAAAGAAGGGCATTTGGGAGCGAGTTTGGGAGTGGTAGAATTAACGGTGGCTTTGCATTACGTTTTCAATACACCCGAAGATTTATTGATTTGGGATGTTGGTCACCAAGCTTACGGTCATAAAATCCTAACTGAAAGAAGAGAGTTATTCGATACCAACCGACAATTGGGCGGAATCTCGGGCTTTCCCAAACGAAGCGAAAGCATATACGATGCCTTTGGAGTAGGGCATTCTTCAACTTCCATTTCGGCAGCGTTGGGAATGGCGATTGCCTCCAATATTAAAGGCGAGTTCGAAAAACAACACATAGCCGTTATTGGTGATGCGTCTATCGCATCAGGAATGGCGTTTGAAGGGCTGAATCATGCAGGAGTTACCGATGCCAATTTGTTAGTTATTCTTAACGACAATGCTATCGGAATTGATCCAAGCGTAGGAGCGTTGAAAAATTATTTGACTGCCGTAAAAACAGGAAAAAATCACCGTCAGAATAACATGATCAAATCTTTAAATTTTGATTATTCGGGACCCATTGATGGAAATGATATTTTTGCTGTCGTCAAAGAATTGAAGCGTTTACAAAAAATAAAGGGACCTAAATTTCTACATATTATCACCACCAAAGGTAAAGGACTTAAACAAGCTGAGGAAGACCAAGTGAAATATCATGCGCCAGGTAAGTTTGATGCTTCGTCAGGTGAAATTCATTTGAAATCGGAAGAAAATTTACCACACAAGTACCAAGATGTTTTTGGATTAACGGTTTTGGATTTAGCACTAAAAAATAAAAATATTATCGGAATCACACCAGCAATGCCATCAGGAAGTTCGTTGAAATTCATGATGGAAGCTTTGCCTGAACGTGCCTTTGATGTGGGGATTGCAGAACAACACGCTGTCACGCTTGCTGCTGGAATGGCGACGCAAGGAATGATTGTGTATTGCAATATTTACTCCACTTTTTTACAACGGGCTTACGACCAATTGATTCATGATGTAGCTTTGCAGAATTTACCCGTTATCTTCTGTTTGGACAGAGCTGGACTAGTGGGCGAAGATGGAGCAACGCATCATGGTGTATTTGATTTGGCGTATTTGATATGTATTCCTAATATGGTGATTTTTTCACCCTTGAATGAAATTGATTTGCAAAACATTTTATATACCGTTCAATTAGGAATCGATTTTCCTATTGCAATTCGGTATCCACGTGGTCGTGGAGTGACTCCAAATTGGAAAGCAGATTATTTCGGAAAATATTCAATTATCGAAATTGGGAAAGCTAGTTGTTTACAGGAAGGAACTACAATTGCGGTATTGTCAAATGGAACAATTGGAAAGAATGTTTCGGCAGCTTTGGATAATTTAGAGAATCCAGATACAATAGCACATTATGATTTTTCTTTTGTAAAGCCTTTGGATGAAAAAGCCTTACATTATATTTTTAAAACCTTTAAAAATATAATAACCATAGAAGATGGCACAATAATTGGTGGTTTTGGAGCGGCTATTTTAGACTTTGGATCACGAAATCAGTATGTAGTTCCGATTGAAAAATTAGGAATTCCAGATGTATTTGTAGAACAAGGTACAGTTGATGAATTACAACAAATGTGTAAAATTGACGTTATAAGTTTGACTAATCGTCTTTCGATACTTTCAAAATAG
- a CDS encoding nucleoside deaminase: MINPFTDEYFMKRALQEAEAAFEKGEIPVGAIIVVDNRIIARSHNLTELLHDVTAHAEMQAITAAANFLGGKYLKDCTLYVTLEPCQMCAGALYWSQISKIVFGASDAHRGFEKMGGQLHPKTTVVRGVLADEAADLMKRFFADRRKK; this comes from the coding sequence ATGATAAACCCTTTCACCGACGAATACTTTATGAAACGTGCTTTGCAAGAAGCAGAAGCCGCTTTTGAAAAAGGTGAAATCCCTGTAGGTGCTATCATTGTTGTGGACAATCGCATTATTGCCCGTTCGCACAACCTTACCGAATTACTACACGATGTTACAGCCCATGCCGAAATGCAAGCCATTACTGCTGCTGCCAATTTCTTGGGTGGCAAATACTTAAAAGATTGTACCTTATATGTAACACTCGAGCCTTGCCAAATGTGCGCAGGGGCTTTGTATTGGAGTCAGATTTCGAAAATTGTTTTTGGCGCTAGTGATGCGCACCGTGGTTTTGAAAAAATGGGCGGACAATTGCATCCTAAAACGACCGTGGTTCGAGGCGTTCTTGCCGATGAAGCTGCCGACTTAATGAAACGCTTCTTTGCTGACAGACGCAAAAAATAA
- a CDS encoding carboxymuconolactone decarboxylase family protein, whose product MSTFNVPTREEVSANNQAIFDNLQKGLGFVPNLYAYYAKSETALGDYLTLQNRKSSLKAKEREVVNLITSQINGCEYCQSAHTVLGKMNGFTDEQVLDLRRGSAAFDTKLDALVKFTASVVENRGKATADVKIAFFEAGYTEENMIDVVIVVGDKVISNYIHNLAGFAIDFPIAPEL is encoded by the coding sequence ATGTCAACATTTAACGTACCTACAAGAGAAGAAGTATCTGCAAACAACCAAGCAATTTTTGACAACCTACAAAAAGGACTAGGATTTGTTCCTAATTTATACGCTTACTACGCCAAAAGCGAAACGGCATTGGGAGATTACCTGACTTTGCAGAATAGAAAAAGTAGCCTTAAAGCTAAAGAAAGAGAAGTTGTAAACTTAATTACTAGCCAAATAAATGGTTGTGAGTATTGCCAATCGGCACACACGGTACTAGGAAAAATGAATGGTTTCACAGACGAACAAGTTCTGGATTTGAGAAGAGGTTCGGCAGCATTTGATACAAAATTAGATGCCTTGGTAAAATTTACAGCATCGGTTGTTGAAAACAGAGGAAAAGCAACCGCTGATGTAAAAATAGCCTTTTTTGAAGCGGGTTATACAGAAGAAAACATGATCGATGTAGTGATCGTAGTCGGCGACAAAGTGATTAGCAATTACATTCACAACCTTGCTGGTTTTGCAATTGATTTTCCAATCGCACCAGAACTGTAA
- the trxA gene encoding thioredoxin has product MIQHLDKTNFEKTITENQVVLVDFFADWCGPCKALHPALEELAADFDGKAIISKINVDTNPELAAQFKVRSIPALFYFKNGEIVGTQNGLHSKSVLASHLNNLLKN; this is encoded by the coding sequence ATGATACAACATTTAGATAAAACCAATTTCGAAAAAACGATTACTGAAAACCAAGTCGTACTCGTTGACTTTTTTGCAGACTGGTGTGGGCCTTGTAAAGCGTTACACCCTGCACTAGAGGAATTGGCTGCCGATTTTGATGGCAAAGCTATAATCTCCAAAATCAACGTAGATACCAATCCAGAACTAGCAGCACAATTTAAAGTACGTAGTATTCCTGCTTTATTTTACTTTAAAAATGGTGAAATCGTAGGAACTCAAAACGGACTGCACAGCAAATCGGTACTGGCCAGTCATTTGAATAACTTATTAAAAAACTAA
- a CDS encoding OsmC family protein — MGKKINIKNLPTGYQSFITNGRHSITGDEPLTSKGTDLGFSPEDLILSSLAMCKVATVRYIARKNNWTIDDVDGEFELNVKRGPDGSLSTTITGKIKIEGDLTEEQKAELIKQADACYVHRMIEGEWNIQPIQATNELAVSA; from the coding sequence ATGGGCAAGAAAATAAACATCAAGAATTTACCAACGGGCTACCAATCTTTTATTACAAACGGAAGACATTCAATCACTGGTGACGAGCCATTGACGAGCAAAGGAACCGATTTGGGTTTCTCTCCAGAAGACCTCATCTTGTCGAGTTTGGCAATGTGCAAAGTAGCAACCGTACGCTACATTGCTCGAAAAAACAATTGGACTATTGACGATGTGGATGGTGAATTTGAACTCAACGTAAAACGCGGCCCTGACGGATCCTTGTCTACAACCATTACCGGAAAAATCAAAATCGAAGGTGACCTGACCGAGGAACAAAAAGCTGAATTGATCAAGCAAGCCGATGCTTGTTATGTTCACCGCATGATCGAAGGCGAATGGAATATTCAACCCATTCAAGCAACAAATGAGTTAGCTGTTTCAGCTTAA
- a CDS encoding YHS domain-containing (seleno)protein — protein MKNLKITIVVAILSFFSNTLIAQVDPIDKNGLGLGGYDVVAYHTANKAVKGSATITEKIGKTEYRFESKANAKAFKANPKKYLPECAGYCAWGVAEKDAKFSINPETFKIVDNKLYLFFNGDFNGSQVNTLDIWNKDESKYLKTIDTKWSKIQ, from the coding sequence ATGAAAAATTTAAAAATCACAATCGTAGTCGCTATTCTCTCTTTCTTTTCTAATACATTAATAGCTCAGGTAGATCCAATTGATAAAAACGGTTTAGGCCTTGGTGGGTATGATGTAGTGGCTTATCACACGGCAAACAAAGCAGTAAAAGGAAGTGCAACTATTACTGAAAAAATAGGCAAAACAGAATATCGTTTTGAGTCGAAAGCAAATGCCAAAGCGTTTAAAGCAAATCCTAAAAAATATTTACCCGAATGTGCTGGATACTGCGCTTGGGGTGTCGCGGAAAAAGATGCCAAATTTTCAATCAATCCAGAGACCTTTAAAATCGTAGACAACAAATTATATCTATTTTTTAATGGCGATTTCAATGGAAGCCAAGTAAACACCTTGGACATCTGGAACAAAGACGAATCCAAATATTTGAAAACCATTGACACCAAATGGTCTAAAATTCAATAA
- a CDS encoding Lrp/AsnC family transcriptional regulator, whose amino-acid sequence MKYVALLDKKTLKLGMTVFCKVRFKEHAKNVGANFVKDIVALPEIIECCKIAGDYDFMLKILVEDVASYQNVVMTNSLQLGMSKPFL is encoded by the coding sequence ATGAAATATGTTGCTTTATTGGATAAAAAGACACTAAAACTTGGGATGACCGTTTTTTGTAAAGTCCGCTTTAAGGAACACGCCAAGAATGTAGGAGCCAATTTTGTGAAAGATATTGTAGCCTTACCAGAGATTATCGAATGCTGCAAAATTGCAGGTGATTATGATTTTATGCTCAAAATCCTGGTTGAAGATGTGGCGAGCTATCAAAACGTTGTTATGACAAACTCTCTACAATTGGGAATGAGCAAACCATTTTTGTGA
- a CDS encoding PAS domain-containing protein, producing MTPEYDKALVKYSNTLRIVSLPLLSWDFFASHTFEINKFVAIQKHWKSKVDFSAINSNAKTQILITNSKQEIVFASQGIHQMNGYQAREIIGKTPKIFQGELTSSASREKIKVAIQNNLPFKEVLINYKKDGSTYLCEIEAFPKFNKKGELVNYIAFERIAS from the coding sequence ATGACACCCGAATATGATAAAGCTTTAGTCAAATATAGCAACACTTTACGAATCGTTTCCTTACCTCTACTTTCTTGGGATTTTTTTGCTAGTCATACATTTGAGATCAACAAATTTGTTGCTATTCAAAAACACTGGAAGTCCAAAGTTGATTTCAGTGCAATCAATTCTAATGCGAAAACACAAATTTTAATTACCAATTCAAAACAAGAAATTGTTTTTGCCAGTCAGGGTATTCATCAAATGAATGGTTATCAAGCGCGTGAAATTATAGGCAAAACACCCAAAATATTCCAAGGCGAATTGACTTCGTCAGCCAGTAGAGAAAAAATTAAGGTAGCTATTCAAAACAACCTTCCTTTTAAAGAAGTACTCATCAATTACAAAAAAGACGGAAGCACTTACTTATGTGAGATAGAAGCGTTTCCAAAATTTAACAAAAAAGGAGAACTCGTCAATTACATCGCTTTTGAGAGAATTGCATCTTAA